Within Cytophagales bacterium, the genomic segment ATAATGAACGATCTTCCACCTTTCCTGTGGATTAAGCTGCGAAGCATGAGACCCCATCCTGCCCTTTCCCCAGGTGATGGTATGGAAAATATGTCCTTCTGCCAGATTCTTTACCCTGCCTTTATTGTATGCAGCAACGCCTTTAAAAACAACACCAACAAGCCCATCCCCTTGCCCGGTTTCTCCATGGCAATGAACACAAAATCTTGAATACAATACTTTACCTTCCTCCAGTATTTCATCAGTCAGCGAAATTGGATTCTTTAAAGTTCTTGCAGCCAGTTCAAAGCTGTCTTTAGGTATATGATAAGGCATCTGTCCGCGGGCAATCGTGCCAGGAACAGGTTCCCGCATTCTACTTGCATCAGAGTTGGCTTGAACTTCTGTTTTTTTAAGAGGTTCATAGGGAATTGAGTGATACATATTAGGCGCAAATTCAATACCCGGGTCACCCGGATCCTTTTGGCAGGAGGTCAGTATTACGAAACTGAAAAAAATAATATAGTACAGATATTTGTTCATATTGAAATTCGTTAATCGTTATATTATATGTTACATTTCTTTCTTATTAACTTCAGCCGCACCTGTATCCTTTAAAATTGTAGTGATCTTTTTTGCATCCAGATCATTTGCTTCAAGTTCAACTGCCAAAACAAATTTATCATTAACACTTCTGACGTCAAACATTTTT encodes:
- a CDS encoding cytochrome c; this translates as MNKYLYYIIFFSFVILTSCQKDPGDPGIEFAPNMYHSIPYEPLKKTEVQANSDASRMREPVPGTIARGQMPYHIPKDSFELAARTLKNPISLTDEILEEGKVLYSRFCVHCHGETGQGDGLVGVVFKGVAAYNKGRVKNLAEGHIFHTITWGKGRMGSHASQLNPQERWKIVHYVQALQKQKQ